Proteins from a genomic interval of Uloborus diversus isolate 005 chromosome 4, Udiv.v.3.1, whole genome shotgun sequence:
- the LOC129219882 gene encoding kinesin light chain-like — protein sequence MCAKNSGNETLVVFAMKNNFEHTQQLKNIAQGDTNSQINKALQLAHQSNYRKALNLLKTLLKKREEILGEDNPGTFDIQSYITDVLFEQGAYPENLDILKKMLKKQTAILSSKHNDTLTTKNSLAAVLGSLGHSEESLKVHREVLQTRKDILDSNHPDILYTEFQMALLLSERGSHEEALVINRKMYENRLRTSGPNDQHTLRAQNNIAMVLRKQGKYDEALRMYEEVLERKKICFGFKHFETLITLRGIALVLQNQGKEQLALETLRKILDIQKTDLGPIHPQTLTTEHNIANLFYSQYKYTSALESYERFLNQKKIVFGDYHPLVQESLDKIEFIKQNFKNRSNFNIETYFRNQKEINVAASNGDTKKVQFLLDNGSSANVKDIDGKTPLHFAVSNGHASVVEILLDNGADVSEVTNEGNTPLHLAVSENLHTIVNILLQNMNNRERIKFLNMQTFKESMTALHIAARNGNQAIAKTLLAHGATYNDKNSDGKTPLNLSENEDVSKLLELLDELFQDAETNNLGIFSKLKGLDDFAVMTNARNSLENTLLQVAIVNKSRNVSDKLLQMLRNVE from the coding sequence ATGTGTGCCAAAAATTCTGGAAATGAAACACTAGTTGTTTTCGCAATGAAAAATAACTTCGAACATACACAGCAGCTAAAAAATATAGCACAAGGTGATACAAACAGTCAAATAAATAAAGCTTTGCAGCTGGCTCATCAATCAAATTACCGGAAGGCTTTAAATCTACTCAAAACTTTACTGAAAAAACGAGAAGAAATTTTAGGTGAGGACAATCCTGGAACTTTCGACATTCAGAGCTATATAACTGATGTGTTGTTTGAGCAAGGAGCTTATCCAGAAAATTTagatatacttaaaaaaatgctCAAGAAACAAACTGCAATACTAAGTTCAAAGCATAACGACACTTTAACAACAAAAAATTCCCTTGCTGCTGTATTAGGTAGTTTAGGACATTCGGAAGAGTCTTTGAAAGTTCATCGGGAAGTTCTTCAGACTCGAAAAGACATTTTAGATTCAAACCATCCTGATATTTTATATACCGAGTTTCAAATGGCGTTACTATTAAGCGAACGTGGAAGTCATGAAGAAGCATTAGTTATTAATcgcaaaatgtatgaaaacaggCTGAGAACTTCAGGCCCAAATGACCAACATACTCTTCGTGCTCAAAATAATATTGCTATGGTTTTGAGAAAGCAAGGCAAGTATGATGAAGCACTAAGAATGTATGAAGAAGTGCTTGAAAGGAAGAAAATCTGTTTCGGCTTCAAGCATTTCGAAACATTAATAACATTACGGGGAATTGCTCTTGTCCTTCAAAACCAGGGAAAAGAACAATTAGCTCTAGAGACTTTGCGCAAAATATTGGACATACAAAAAACTGATCTCGGTCCAATTCACCCACAAACTTTGACTACGGAGCATAATATAGCGAACCTCTTCTATTCTCAGTATAAATACACCAGTGCATTGGAATCATATGAAAGATTtcttaatcagaaaaaaattgtttttggagatTACCATCCTCTTGTTCAAGAATCTTTAGATAAAATAGAATTCATTAAGCAGAACTTTAAAAATCgatcaaatttcaatattgaaacctaTTTTCGCAATCAGAAGGAGATTAATGTAGCGGCCAGCAACGGTGAcacaaaaaaagttcaatttttactTGACAACGGAAGCAGTGCAAATGTGAAAGATATTGATGGCAAAACACCGTTACATTTTGCTGTGAGCAATGGACACGCAAGCGTTGTTGAAATCTTACTGGATAACGGTGCAGATGTTAGCGAAGTTACTAATGAAGGGAATACACCTTTGCACTTAGCAGTTTCTGAAAATCTTCACACAATTGTTAACATTTTGTTGCAAAACATGAATAATCGCGAACGAATTAAATTCCTGAACATGCAAACCTTTAAAGAAAGTATGACAGCACTTCACATAGCTGCCCGAAATGGTAACCAAGCAATAGCCAAGACGTTACTTGCACATGGTGCTACTTATAACGATAAAAACTCTGATGGGAAGACACCATTAAATCTTTCGGAAAATGAAGATGTATCGAAGCTGTTAGAATTACTTGATGAATTATTTCAAGATGCAGAAACTAATAATTTGGGGATTTTCAGCAAACTAAAAGGCTTAGACGATTTTGCAGTAATGACAAATGCTCGTAATAGTCTTGAGAATACATTGTTGCAAGTTGCGATTGTTAACAAAAGTAGAAACGTCTCTGATAAATTGTTGCAAATGTTGCGAAATGTAGAATGA